A stretch of Clostridia bacterium DNA encodes these proteins:
- a CDS encoding HDIG domain-containing protein yields MFTSKDKKNSVAALTKSYFKNKSFQRVIAGVITIVIAFFIIQSGATPERYNLKVGEISKYNITAGRDIEDRIKTVKNAELASEAVPSVMREIKGASIEIRNRAGEFIKIVENARGSVEESLQDQGITRRTRNYEEFLERERNVAAADLNKKVKEFGLKLSFEQVSNLIRVNKSDINKFKEAVEAVVTDIVTQDITNDNLAEKILEAQNELESIELSQNLKNIGEILLKEILEPNKTIDYELTKAQKQDAYNDVLENKKVIIKKNERLISVNEVITTEKYDILKELNLLEESNFDFALAAGVLIILLLLAFLLVLYMNHFCKKILYNRSELILLFVIIILTLAIARGVYSFTNGVYEHSALAIPSLIAVILISILLDLKLAIIVNVILTVAIALMTKGQLDFLYMALISGTLAAFIIAKANQRNRLFMSGIFIALFNVLIITAIGIINKYSYSTVLTDIAIVSINGVLTIVLALGTLPFWESVFNVITPLKLLELANPNQPLVKRLLMEAPGTYHHSLMVGNLAEVATEAIGGNALLARVGAYFHDIGKLKRPGFFKENQLSENPHDRMTANLSTLVITSHTHDGVDLAKKYKIPLAVREIISQHHGTTLVAYFFHKAKKNEKGEEVKQENFRYEGPKPASKEAAVVMLADSVEAAVRSMIDKTEGKIEGLVRKIIKDKLDDGQLDLCSLTLKDLDDVAKSFMKVLSGFFHEREEYPEVKLRTVANEPAKSEASEDSEGEKDRTQQEENGRVLNGNNNREPAGKA; encoded by the coding sequence ATGTTTACTTCTAAAGATAAAAAGAATTCGGTCGCAGCATTGACTAAATCATATTTTAAAAATAAAAGTTTTCAAAGGGTAATAGCAGGAGTAATTACTATTGTCATTGCTTTTTTTATAATACAAAGTGGAGCTACCCCGGAAAGATACAATTTAAAAGTAGGCGAAATTTCTAAATATAATATTACTGCCGGCCGTGATATAGAAGACAGGATAAAAACCGTAAAAAACGCTGAATTGGCTTCAGAGGCAGTTCCTTCCGTTATGAGAGAAATAAAGGGAGCTTCAATAGAAATAAGAAACCGTGCCGGAGAATTTATAAAAATTGTTGAAAATGCTCGGGGCAGCGTAGAAGAGAGCTTGCAAGATCAGGGAATTACAAGGAGGACAAGAAACTACGAAGAATTCCTTGAAAGAGAAAGAAATGTAGCGGCAGCAGATTTGAACAAAAAAGTCAAAGAATTTGGCTTGAAGCTTTCTTTTGAACAGGTAAGTAATCTGATCCGTGTAAACAAAAGCGATATTAATAAATTCAAGGAGGCTGTTGAAGCCGTTGTAACCGATATTGTTACACAAGATATTACCAACGATAATCTTGCAGAGAAAATCCTTGAAGCACAAAACGAGCTTGAAAGTATAGAGCTAAGTCAAAATCTGAAAAACATAGGGGAAATACTTCTAAAGGAAATACTAGAACCAAACAAAACTATTGATTATGAATTGACAAAAGCTCAAAAACAAGATGCATACAATGATGTATTAGAAAACAAAAAAGTTATTATAAAGAAGAATGAAAGATTAATCAGTGTAAATGAGGTTATTACTACTGAAAAGTATGATATTCTAAAAGAGCTAAACCTTCTTGAAGAAAGTAATTTTGATTTCGCTCTTGCTGCAGGTGTACTAATAATACTCTTGCTATTAGCATTTTTACTGGTTTTATATATGAACCATTTCTGCAAAAAAATATTGTATAATAGAAGCGAACTTATACTGCTGTTTGTCATAATTATCCTTACTCTGGCTATTGCCAGAGGTGTTTATAGTTTTACTAACGGTGTATATGAACATTCTGCTCTGGCTATACCAAGCCTTATTGCTGTAATTCTGATATCTATTTTACTGGATTTGAAGCTTGCCATAATCGTTAATGTCATTTTGACTGTAGCTATTGCGCTTATGACAAAAGGTCAGTTGGATTTTCTGTACATGGCACTGATTAGTGGGACATTAGCGGCTTTTATTATCGCTAAGGCAAATCAAAGAAACAGGTTGTTCATGTCTGGAATATTTATAGCTTTATTTAATGTACTAATAATCACAGCTATAGGGATAATAAATAAATATAGCTACTCTACTGTATTAACCGATATAGCGATTGTATCAATAAACGGTGTATTGACCATTGTGCTGGCATTAGGAACTCTGCCTTTCTGGGAAAGTGTGTTTAATGTAATAACACCGCTGAAGTTACTGGAGCTGGCAAACCCAAATCAGCCATTGGTAAAGAGGTTGTTGATGGAAGCACCCGGTACTTATCATCACAGCTTGATGGTAGGAAACCTGGCTGAAGTAGCGACTGAGGCGATTGGCGGAAATGCCCTTTTGGCAAGAGTTGGTGCGTATTTTCACGATATAGGGAAGCTTAAAAGGCCAGGCTTTTTTAAGGAAAATCAGCTGTCTGAAAATCCACATGACCGGATGACAGCAAATTTAAGCACGCTTGTAATAACTTCACATACTCATGATGGGGTAGATTTGGCAAAGAAATACAAAATACCTTTGGCGGTTAGAGAGATAATCAGTCAGCATCATGGGACGACCTTGGTTGCTTATTTCTTTCATAAAGCTAAAAAAAATGAAAAGGGAGAGGAAGTAAAGCAGGAAAATTTCAGATATGAAGGACCAAAACCTGCTTCAAAGGAAGCTGCGGTTGTGATGCTTGCCGATTCGGTAGAAGCTGCAGTAAGGTCTATGATTGATAAGACAGAAGGAAAAATCGAAGGATTAGTAAGGAAAATAATAAAGGACAAGCTGGATGACGGGCAGTTGGATTTATGCAGTTTGACCTTAAAGGATCTTGATGATGTAGCAAAGAGCTTTATGAAGGTATTAAGCGGTTTTTTCCATGAAAGAGAGGAATACCCGGAAGTAAAGCTTAGGACTGTGGCAAATGAACCTGCAAAGTCTGAAGCATCTGAAGATAGCGAAGGCGAAAAGGACAGAACTCAGCAGGAAGAGAATGGGAGAGTGCTGAATGGAAATAATAATAGAGAACCTGCAGGAAAAGCATGA